A single window of bacterium DNA harbors:
- a CDS encoding T9SS type A sorting domain-containing protein has protein sequence MTRRIKSVTANLIGLAVLFLVGAMQTAHGQDWQTPIQLTDGLLRTGGIQFLVDSLNRIHIFTSLSREPWPAPWDPNTLTHYVFDNWGRPLAEPRELLPDTHLTDFTNCGGLIDSQGRMHVVWRRRFDDSDRTQQVIYVRMSLEGTFLQEPLIFTQNRFTINRVDAGNYHIVENTAGEIWVGLGDHFFAVDVDGNLVEPLQSVYGATLAAAPDGSVWTTCRKYDANSDSMFTIRLWPPPRIEELTLLSYSPGFGPQAFAIDSYGSFHYVIYNDGPGLYYQFDPRNGLPIQTAVIDSFPYGVGQTRLIPIGTDSLLYMWGQTLPEVGLKRVCFTTGGEIGSGPTLITPPNFALSGNRYGQWRDGGYWIPGFIMIDQIGQIAMLHIPGPNEPLAVGSPPSNSFQHSIEVYPQPNHGSFFFDIPFQLQGEKSLTIYNLLGQRVFDSTLPPVSNSGPYGVQLPLALPTGMYLLSLSTQTQEFKSRIILVK, from the coding sequence ATGACTCGGCGAATCAAATCAGTTACAGCGAACCTGATCGGGCTTGCTGTTTTGTTTTTGGTGGGTGCGATGCAAACTGCGCACGGACAAGATTGGCAGACACCAATCCAGTTAACAGACGGGCTACTTCGAACTGGAGGAATTCAGTTCTTGGTGGACAGCCTCAATCGAATTCACATTTTCACCTCGCTTTCGCGAGAACCGTGGCCCGCGCCTTGGGACCCGAACACTCTTACACACTATGTATTTGATAACTGGGGACGGCCGTTAGCGGAGCCACGCGAGTTGCTTCCGGATACGCATTTGACAGATTTCACGAACTGCGGTGGTCTTATTGACAGCCAAGGCAGAATGCATGTCGTTTGGCGCAGGCGATTCGACGACTCGGACAGGACACAACAGGTAATTTATGTTCGTATGTCGCTTGAGGGTACGTTTTTGCAAGAACCCCTGATCTTCACTCAGAACAGATTCACAATCAATCGGGTGGACGCAGGGAACTATCATATAGTCGAGAATACGGCAGGTGAAATCTGGGTGGGACTCGGGGATCATTTCTTTGCCGTAGATGTGGATGGGAACTTGGTAGAACCCCTCCAGTCCGTCTACGGCGCTACTTTGGCTGCTGCGCCGGATGGTTCCGTATGGACGACTTGCCGGAAGTATGATGCTAATAGTGATAGTATGTTCACGATTCGTCTCTGGCCGCCGCCTCGCATCGAAGAACTCACACTGCTCAGCTACTCCCCGGGCTTCGGTCCACAGGCCTTTGCAATTGACTCATATGGCTCGTTTCACTATGTGATTTACAACGACGGGCCGGGCTTGTACTACCAATTCGATCCACGGAATGGGCTGCCAATTCAGACGGCGGTCATTGACTCGTTCCCTTATGGGGTTGGTCAGACACGGCTTATCCCTATCGGCACAGACAGCCTTTTGTACATGTGGGGGCAAACGTTGCCCGAGGTCGGTTTGAAGCGAGTCTGCTTCACGACGGGCGGTGAAATCGGGTCGGGTCCGACACTTATTACGCCTCCGAATTTCGCCTTATCGGGTAATCGCTATGGCCAATGGCGGGACGGAGGATACTGGATACCTGGGTTCATTATGATCGATCAGATCGGGCAGATTGCCATGTTACACATACCGGGCCCGAACGAACCTCTCGCCGTGGGGTCTCCACCTTCTAATTCATTCCAGCATTCAATTGAGGTTTATCCCCAACCCAATCACGGCTCCTTTTTCTTCGACATTCCATTTCAACTACAAGGAGAGAAAAGTCTGACCATTTACAATCTTCTCGGCCAAAGAGTTTTCGATTCGACACTCCCTCCAGTGTCCAATTCGGGACCTTACGGCGTGCAACTGCCTTTGGCTCTGCCCACAGGCATGTATTTGCTTTCGCTTTCAACTCAAACCCAAGAATTTAAGTCGCGCATTATTTTGGTAAAATGA
- a CDS encoding T9SS type A sorting domain-containing protein, which translates to MKSLKVWLILCIMTSAFAQEEFLNFPISYDRTDVSVGILRERGPVIANVDSDPQLEIIVLSDISPADGRSNQILVYDPLNPATPEYTFDMPTDLDNDTLRFSHSPAVLDGDGDGIMEIAVGAWKVTQYTSGNPVEQLRCPYRNFTCGHPGLVNPPTICSHVISKVLLYEIGNPTPTRLDFTSEAKFAQPAVADVTGDGLDDIVFIGRQQEGWIDYFVTGGTSWSNAIVVFTYNVQSQAWTNTFFSFGFCHRSTDWGLPTINESTVALGDIREHDGVSDIVALLPDASPNGFAKLVIVEYYNGQRIHNVVLTDKYIMESTIPGGILGYPGPILGDIIGDGSLDAAFIILDDPADMSSQQVAIFDGSTNDVQYIDLPEGFIFSQRDIMAIADGPTESDHLDIYIPTRNDTILRMQWLRWDQNQFVFVQANDPFRGWPKTFNATEAVLGVGYAPAIFSTSTNGALDFVTRVGAGANSNIQVLKLNDAEGNDLSIQIPSGAGSIYLGAATWTDLNQDGHPELIATADADYTSGIIHAFTYEDATYDSRRDQWNGLLNGSKHSGLYANSASGEQIADTARWSGRVIVRDDFSVPYRSTLTLDPGTLVLVESDASFTVYGTIIANGTTAQPVTFAAKTPGETWPGLKIETANANLKHVNIRDTWEYGLFVDGSDSLCSLDHVDIDCSTLDLGAAGLLIWNQNSFSQYVKNTRVHSANPDMQNAGMYLYNCKVDFDSVTIEDCDWVNSYIKKVTGSFRACTFRDRTENYAVFFNTIPNTPNFRCCEFTNLAPLNGNYPTTIYCVTGTMPTFGAEGFTGGNGVSNVITDSSAYLLTMTGSINLPVVDSYSPYQIETNGGKNDWIQNMQAGRFFLRNNPGATTYPCTEQYWSPPVSNNLFTPTTATLWDFDPWQNTAWEVCGGAGGGVGGDSYHDGPLARGEDDRLDDNEFDSVLLDALAFEEAEDYAAAQELFRYVAGNTSESSQRWFALTHVVVCESFTLGGAAWFGELLDDMIELEDSYESRVLGERLRTSLYQNRNEYDDAIMTCAALLSSGLTYEDSIYVAMDLVGLQLGAGEGGGSLDGMSATELIPTALRASDDSEALRIERDLFAQLNPAVDESRETSSVPTEFSLAQNYPNPFNPTTQIEYDLPEAVRVTLKVFNTLGQEVAVVHDALMPAGHHVTTWDGKSSAGADVATGLYIYQLKAGSFQDAKKMMLLR; encoded by the coding sequence ATGAAATCGCTTAAAGTATGGTTAATTCTCTGCATAATGACGAGTGCTTTTGCGCAGGAAGAGTTTCTGAATTTTCCAATTAGTTATGATCGGACGGACGTCTCCGTGGGAATTCTCAGAGAACGCGGACCGGTTATTGCCAATGTGGACAGCGATCCGCAGCTCGAGATCATAGTGTTATCCGACATTTCACCTGCGGATGGGCGGAGCAATCAAATCTTGGTCTATGACCCTCTAAATCCAGCAACACCGGAATATACATTTGATATGCCAACCGACCTTGACAACGATACCCTGAGATTCAGTCATTCGCCGGCCGTGCTTGACGGTGACGGCGATGGGATTATGGAAATTGCCGTTGGCGCGTGGAAAGTGACGCAGTATACTTCGGGTAATCCGGTGGAACAGTTGAGATGCCCTTATAGAAATTTTACATGCGGGCATCCGGGTCTGGTAAACCCTCCCACGATTTGTTCGCATGTGATATCAAAAGTGTTACTATACGAGATCGGAAATCCCACACCAACCAGACTGGATTTCACAAGTGAGGCAAAATTCGCCCAACCTGCGGTTGCCGATGTTACAGGTGATGGATTGGATGATATTGTGTTTATAGGCCGCCAGCAGGAAGGTTGGATAGACTATTTTGTTACAGGCGGTACATCGTGGAGCAATGCAATCGTTGTGTTTACCTACAACGTCCAGAGCCAAGCTTGGACCAATACATTCTTCAGTTTTGGCTTCTGCCATCGGAGTACCGATTGGGGTCTGCCTACAATAAATGAATCGACCGTTGCATTAGGCGACATTCGTGAGCACGACGGAGTTTCGGACATTGTTGCGTTACTCCCTGATGCATCGCCTAATGGTTTTGCGAAACTGGTTATTGTTGAGTATTACAACGGGCAAAGAATCCACAATGTGGTTTTGACGGACAAATATATCATGGAGTCTACCATTCCGGGCGGAATTCTGGGTTACCCCGGGCCAATTCTCGGAGATATCATTGGCGACGGCTCGCTGGACGCGGCTTTCATAATTCTGGACGATCCGGCTGACATGAGTTCGCAGCAAGTGGCTATTTTTGACGGATCCACAAACGATGTTCAATATATTGATCTACCCGAGGGCTTCATCTTCAGCCAGCGTGACATAATGGCCATAGCCGACGGCCCCACGGAATCGGATCACCTTGACATCTATATTCCCACACGGAATGATACGATTCTGCGCATGCAGTGGTTGCGATGGGATCAGAATCAGTTTGTGTTTGTACAGGCCAATGATCCTTTTCGCGGTTGGCCAAAGACTTTTAATGCGACAGAGGCTGTGCTGGGCGTTGGCTACGCTCCGGCAATTTTCTCAACAAGTACGAACGGCGCTCTTGACTTTGTGACTCGGGTCGGGGCTGGTGCGAATAGCAATATTCAGGTTTTGAAACTAAACGATGCGGAAGGAAATGACCTTAGCATTCAGATACCGAGCGGAGCAGGCAGTATTTATCTTGGGGCTGCTACATGGACAGATTTAAATCAAGACGGTCATCCGGAGTTGATTGCAACTGCCGACGCAGATTACACTTCGGGCATAATTCACGCATTCACGTATGAAGACGCAACATATGATTCGCGGCGGGACCAATGGAATGGACTTCTTAACGGAAGCAAGCACTCCGGACTGTACGCCAATTCAGCCAGCGGGGAGCAGATTGCCGACACCGCGCGCTGGAGCGGACGAGTGATCGTGCGTGATGACTTTAGTGTGCCTTATCGTTCAACCTTGACGCTCGATCCAGGAACGTTGGTGTTGGTTGAGTCTGATGCATCATTTACAGTATATGGAACCATTATCGCCAACGGGACCACTGCTCAGCCGGTGACGTTTGCGGCGAAAACGCCGGGTGAAACTTGGCCCGGACTCAAGATTGAAACGGCTAACGCGAACTTGAAGCATGTGAATATCCGCGACACTTGGGAATACGGACTCTTCGTTGACGGCTCAGATTCACTGTGTTCGCTTGATCACGTGGATATTGACTGCTCGACGCTTGATCTCGGCGCGGCGGGCCTTCTGATTTGGAATCAGAATAGCTTCAGCCAGTATGTCAAAAATACGCGCGTTCACTCGGCCAATCCTGATATGCAGAATGCCGGCATGTATCTCTACAACTGCAAAGTTGACTTCGACAGCGTGACGATCGAAGATTGTGACTGGGTGAACTCCTATATCAAGAAGGTGACTGGCAGTTTCAGAGCGTGCACGTTCCGCGACCGTACGGAGAATTACGCCGTCTTCTTCAATACCATTCCGAACACACCGAACTTCCGCTGCTGCGAATTCACAAACCTCGCGCCATTGAACGGCAACTATCCGACCACAATATACTGCGTGACGGGAACGATGCCGACGTTCGGGGCGGAAGGGTTTACCGGAGGAAACGGAGTTAGCAACGTGATTACGGACAGCAGCGCGTATCTCTTGACCATGACGGGCTCGATTAACTTGCCTGTCGTGGATTCCTACAGCCCGTATCAAATCGAAACCAATGGCGGGAAGAACGACTGGATTCAGAACATGCAGGCGGGAAGATTCTTCTTGCGGAATAACCCCGGCGCGACGACGTATCCCTGCACCGAGCAGTATTGGAGTCCTCCGGTCTCCAACAACTTGTTCACGCCAACAACAGCAACGCTATGGGATTTCGATCCGTGGCAGAATACGGCATGGGAAGTGTGCGGTGGCGCCGGCGGAGGAGTAGGCGGAGACTCTTATCATGACGGCCCGTTGGCGCGGGGAGAAGACGACAGGCTGGATGACAATGAGTTCGACTCCGTATTGCTGGACGCCTTGGCCTTTGAAGAAGCCGAGGACTACGCGGCCGCGCAGGAGCTGTTCCGCTACGTCGCCGGGAACACGAGTGAATCTTCGCAACGCTGGTTTGCTCTGACACATGTGGTGGTGTGCGAGTCGTTTACTCTTGGCGGCGCGGCGTGGTTCGGCGAATTGCTGGATGACATGATCGAACTGGAAGACTCATATGAAAGCCGTGTGCTGGGTGAACGCTTGCGCACGAGCTTGTATCAAAACCGCAACGAATACGACGACGCGATTATGACATGTGCCGCGCTTCTGTCAAGCGGCTTGACGTACGAAGACTCAATCTATGTGGCGATGGATTTGGTCGGGCTGCAGCTTGGCGCGGGAGAAGGCGGCGGTTCGCTCGACGGGATGTCCGCAACAGAGTTAATTCCGACGGCACTGCGAGCAAGCGATGACAGTGAAGCATTGCGGATTGAACGCGATCTCTTTGCGCAACTGAATCCGGCGGTTGATGAATCGCGTGAGACCTCGAGTGTGCCTACCGAGTTTTCGCTTGCGCAGAATTATCCGAATCCCTTCAATCCGACAACACAGATCGAGTATGACTTGCCGGAGGCTGTTCGCGTGACGCTGAAGGTGTTTAACACGCTGGGTCAGGAAGTCGCCGTCGTACACGACGCGTTGATGCCTGCTGGACATCATGTAACCACATGGGACGGCAAGTCAAGCGCCGGAGCAGACGTCGCAACCGGGCTGTACATCTACCAACTGAAGGCAGGTTCGTTCCAGGATGCGAAGAAAATGATGTTGTTGAGATAG
- a CDS encoding MFS transporter, which produces MNPSSPAIGARKPRSKLPQSFWVANTMEIFERLAWYGFFAVSTLYITGSKAEGALGFSSEQRGMLQGIVPFILYLLPVVFGALGDRFGYKKTFIAAYTLLVPAYYLLGQFHSFGTFFMAFLFVAVGAAIFKPVVVGTVARTTDETNSSMGFGIFYMMVNIGGFIGPIVAGIVRVRYGWDWVFIASSFWIACNFIWLLLFYKEPTTEATSGQKRSIKQVLAGIVEVLGNGRFFLLIFVLLTLLAVSGRYISWNQMLLISAIWVGLNILLDIPLRARAKTATVGSWLLQPLKLGNWKFALYLLILSGFWTSFNQIFLTMPEYIRDFVDTSDMVKTARNWVGEDFAREFAAVNEDLLASEIGIFAADHAGSAGTIVLSDSLVKKFRRTLFDFKVRVPESDIRSSLASLAMTKTPDGKVSADSTAMKTLAHTWAERYRQVNPEYIINIDAGAIVVFQVLVSFLIGFFPPLSVMVVGIIVSAVGIGMSAWLSTGWLVTLAITIFAFGEMIASPKSQEYVGRIAPQQKVAMYMGFYFWTIALGNIFGGRLSGELYGSLARDQGRPDLMWMIFGGLALLTALILVLYDKLILKKGNPE; this is translated from the coding sequence ATGAATCCTTCTTCTCCTGCCATCGGCGCACGTAAACCGCGCTCCAAGCTCCCACAAAGTTTCTGGGTAGCAAACACGATGGAAATCTTTGAGCGGCTGGCCTGGTATGGCTTCTTTGCCGTTTCAACGCTTTATATCACCGGGTCAAAAGCGGAGGGCGCGCTTGGCTTTAGCTCCGAGCAGCGCGGTATGCTGCAAGGTATTGTCCCGTTTATTTTGTATCTCTTGCCGGTTGTATTCGGAGCTCTGGGCGATAGGTTCGGATACAAGAAGACCTTTATTGCCGCCTACACACTGCTGGTTCCGGCTTATTACCTCCTTGGGCAGTTTCACTCGTTCGGAACGTTCTTTATGGCGTTTCTGTTTGTTGCGGTTGGAGCGGCGATTTTCAAGCCTGTTGTTGTCGGTACGGTAGCGAGAACGACGGACGAGACGAACTCCTCTATGGGGTTCGGCATCTTTTATATGATGGTCAACATCGGCGGGTTCATCGGGCCGATTGTTGCCGGAATTGTCCGGGTACGCTATGGTTGGGATTGGGTGTTCATTGCATCCTCATTCTGGATTGCCTGCAACTTCATTTGGCTGCTCCTGTTCTATAAGGAACCGACGACCGAAGCGACAAGCGGTCAGAAGCGTAGTATAAAACAAGTATTGGCAGGTATTGTTGAGGTCCTTGGCAACGGTAGATTCTTCCTGCTGATATTTGTGCTTCTGACTTTGCTTGCAGTTTCGGGACGATATATTAGCTGGAATCAGATGCTGCTCATCAGCGCAATTTGGGTCGGGTTGAACATATTGCTTGACATTCCCCTGCGCGCGCGCGCAAAGACAGCTACAGTCGGTTCGTGGTTGTTGCAGCCACTTAAACTTGGCAATTGGAAGTTTGCGCTTTACTTGCTGATTCTGTCAGGTTTCTGGACATCGTTCAATCAGATCTTTCTGACGATGCCGGAATACATTCGTGACTTCGTTGACACGAGTGATATGGTGAAAACGGCGAGAAATTGGGTCGGAGAGGATTTCGCACGGGAGTTTGCCGCAGTGAACGAAGACTTGCTTGCAAGTGAAATAGGAATATTTGCGGCAGATCACGCCGGTTCCGCCGGAACTATTGTACTTTCCGACAGTCTCGTCAAGAAGTTTCGGAGAACCCTGTTTGACTTCAAGGTGAGAGTGCCGGAGAGCGACATTCGGAGTTCACTTGCCTCACTGGCGATGACGAAAACGCCTGACGGCAAAGTGAGCGCTGACAGTACCGCAATGAAGACATTGGCGCACACGTGGGCGGAAAGGTACCGCCAGGTGAATCCTGAGTACATCATAAATATTGACGCCGGCGCCATTGTCGTATTCCAAGTGCTTGTATCATTCCTGATAGGATTCTTCCCGCCGCTTTCTGTCATGGTAGTGGGCATCATCGTGTCGGCGGTTGGAATTGGCATGAGTGCGTGGCTATCCACCGGATGGCTGGTCACCTTGGCGATTACGATCTTTGCATTTGGCGAAATGATTGCTTCACCCAAAAGTCAGGAGTATGTCGGCCGCATTGCTCCTCAGCAAAAGGTCGCGATGTACATGGGTTTCTACTTCTGGACAATCGCATTAGGAAACATCTTTGGCGGAAGATTGTCAGGAGAATTGTACGGTTCGCTTGCACGCGATCAAGGAAGGCCTGACCTTATGTGGATGATATTCGGCGGACTTGCCCTGCTGACTGCGCTGATACTTGTGCTTTATGACAAGCTGATTCTCAAGAAGGGGAATCCAGAATAA
- a CDS encoding peptidyl-prolyl cis-trans isomerase, with translation MSLRLITLFLTVCMITAHCFAEDNVVIATVNGEDITVDMMATELERIHSAQSGAVDRSDFSLEKLLNRLINDKLILHDAYALGLDQEKTVVDAVRWFRETSAYQMLLEDIQPKDWNIPEDELRAGFNRYYRRVMLRLICVIDSSLSASIADSIRAGVSMASLATHHSIDKFKTLGGDAGIYPLYDIPEDLSRQLESASPGDLFGPMFLWNTWTVVRAEAFLPPDEAIYDSVTVVIRKQLLIDKGADFRRGFIAANAAGIPVWIDTAAVDSIPIRMAQAIDESKRPVMRIGKSRELTAYDLKNKYVHRIVGRSDRDNQRVLWETLDEQYQVMMLKEIAGRRDYVEDPRLDAEASVFRDSMMVVQYLQSVIGPTVKVTDDEVKTFYDANPDRFVAPGRIRVAIITRNTLEEAQADYEKILAGADFTWIAEQFSIDEYKVRGGLRDWANLSQFPRELAVQLETAELGTCFPPLAGSDGFAVMRLVEREPGTRRTLADATPSIKSMLEQQKQIVTIENMINDLRADADIQINETALRELQVSGPAEN, from the coding sequence ATGTCGCTTCGACTCATTACTCTTTTCCTCACTGTCTGCATGATCACCGCCCATTGTTTTGCAGAAGACAATGTCGTAATTGCCACGGTCAACGGAGAGGACATTACCGTTGATATGATGGCAACCGAATTGGAACGCATTCACTCTGCTCAATCCGGTGCTGTTGATCGCTCTGACTTCAGCCTCGAGAAGCTGCTAAACAGACTCATAAACGACAAGCTGATCCTTCATGACGCATATGCGTTGGGTCTCGATCAGGAGAAGACAGTGGTGGATGCGGTGCGCTGGTTTCGTGAGACTTCCGCCTACCAGATGCTGCTTGAAGATATACAGCCAAAGGATTGGAATATTCCTGAGGATGAGCTTCGCGCCGGTTTCAATCGTTACTATCGCCGCGTTATGCTTCGACTTATTTGTGTCATCGATTCAAGCCTGTCTGCTTCAATTGCCGACAGTATCCGAGCCGGTGTCTCGATGGCCTCTCTCGCAACACACCACTCAATAGACAAGTTCAAGACCCTCGGCGGCGATGCGGGCATCTACCCGCTTTATGACATTCCTGAAGATTTGTCACGTCAGCTCGAATCAGCTTCACCTGGCGACCTATTTGGACCGATGTTTCTCTGGAATACCTGGACGGTCGTCCGTGCCGAAGCCTTTTTACCTCCGGATGAAGCAATATATGACAGTGTCACGGTCGTCATACGTAAACAACTGCTCATTGACAAGGGTGCTGACTTTCGCAGGGGTTTTATTGCAGCTAACGCTGCCGGCATTCCCGTATGGATTGACACAGCTGCAGTGGATTCCATCCCGATCCGCATGGCGCAGGCCATTGATGAGTCGAAACGCCCGGTCATGCGCATCGGCAAGTCCCGCGAACTTACGGCATACGACTTGAAGAACAAGTATGTTCACAGAATCGTAGGTCGCTCAGACCGGGATAATCAGAGAGTTTTGTGGGAGACCCTGGACGAGCAATATCAGGTAATGATGTTGAAAGAGATTGCCGGTCGCAGGGATTACGTCGAGGATCCGCGGCTTGACGCAGAAGCAAGCGTGTTTCGTGACTCAATGATGGTTGTTCAATACCTGCAGTCTGTTATTGGTCCAACTGTCAAGGTCACTGATGACGAAGTCAAGACGTTCTATGACGCGAATCCAGATCGCTTTGTAGCTCCCGGTCGAATTCGCGTCGCGATTATAACGCGGAACACTCTCGAGGAAGCACAGGCTGACTACGAAAAGATTCTCGCAGGAGCCGATTTCACGTGGATAGCAGAGCAGTTTTCAATCGATGAGTACAAGGTTCGCGGCGGTTTACGGGATTGGGCAAACTTAAGTCAGTTTCCCCGTGAGCTTGCAGTACAGCTTGAGACAGCAGAACTCGGCACGTGCTTCCCGCCTCTTGCAGGTTCTGACGGATTCGCTGTGATGCGTTTGGTCGAGAGAGAACCCGGTACCAGGCGAACGTTGGCCGATGCAACACCATCGATCAAATCCATGCTTGAGCAGCAAAAACAAATTGTGACGATAGAGAACATGATAAATGATCTGCGGGCTGACGCCGACATACAAATCAATGAAACGGCGTTGCGTGAGCTTCAGGTCAGCGGACCCGCAGAGAACTGA